Proteins encoded within one genomic window of Granulicella pectinivorans:
- the glgX gene encoding glycogen debranching protein GlgX: MPYTLLPGRPYPLGANPSSKGTNFALYSENATKVTVCFFDDSGQQTGCVELTEHTAFVWHGLVLGIQPGQVYGYRVEGPWEPERGLRFNASKLLVDPYAEAITGVVDWKQPIFPYKVETGNDLEKCDKDSAPGMPKSVVVDRRFDWGDDCPPETPLADSIIYEVHVKGYSIKNPMVPEEIRGTYAGLAHESSINYLKKLGVTAVELLPIHHFIDDGHLLDEGLSNYWGYNTLGYFAPMARYSSSGDKGGQVREFKEMVKALHQAGIEVILDVVYNHTCEGNHLGPMLSMKGVDNTTYYRTVPGDPRHYMDYTGTGNTLNVYHPQVLKLLMDSLRYWVTDMHVDGFRFDLAATLARELHDVNKLSAFFDTIHQDPILADVKLIAEPWDVGEGGYQVGQFPVLWAEWNGKYRDTVRRFWKGDEGQLSDFAYRLTGSSDLYQYDGRKPYASINFITAHDGFTLCDLVSYNDKHNEANKENNQDGTNDNASWNMGAEGPTDDETINRMREQQTRNFLATLFLSQGVPMLTGGDEVARSQRGNNNAFCQDNELAWYDWILDPPRKRLMEYTAQLIQLRKAHPNLHRRKFFQDREVKGSVVRDIAWYNPDGNEIPGEAWNQPYARTLGLMLNGKTMNTPNDDGTPMMDDSFLILVNAAPEGVDFTLPPQPNGNPWRILLDTQNVDDPFAQPQPTQKLIIGGRSLVLLSDSAHPAPEKPAAKKRAAKK, from the coding sequence ATGCCGTACACGCTTCTTCCTGGCCGCCCCTATCCGCTTGGCGCGAATCCCTCTTCCAAAGGCACGAACTTTGCCCTGTACTCCGAAAACGCCACCAAGGTCACCGTCTGCTTCTTCGACGATTCCGGTCAGCAGACAGGCTGTGTCGAACTCACCGAGCACACCGCCTTCGTCTGGCACGGCCTCGTTCTCGGCATCCAGCCCGGACAGGTCTACGGCTACCGCGTCGAGGGTCCATGGGAGCCCGAACGCGGGCTGCGTTTCAACGCCTCCAAGCTGCTCGTCGATCCCTATGCCGAAGCGATCACAGGCGTCGTCGACTGGAAGCAGCCTATCTTCCCCTACAAAGTCGAGACCGGCAACGACCTGGAAAAGTGCGACAAGGACTCCGCTCCGGGCATGCCCAAGTCCGTCGTCGTCGATCGCCGGTTCGACTGGGGCGACGACTGTCCGCCCGAGACGCCGCTGGCCGATTCGATCATCTACGAGGTCCACGTCAAGGGCTATTCGATCAAGAATCCCATGGTGCCCGAGGAGATCCGCGGCACCTATGCCGGACTCGCGCATGAGTCCAGCATCAACTACCTGAAGAAGCTGGGCGTCACCGCAGTCGAGCTCCTGCCCATTCATCACTTCATCGACGATGGACATCTCCTCGATGAGGGCTTGTCGAACTATTGGGGCTACAACACGCTGGGTTACTTCGCCCCCATGGCGCGCTACTCCTCAAGCGGCGACAAGGGCGGCCAGGTGCGCGAGTTCAAGGAGATGGTGAAGGCGCTGCACCAGGCCGGTATCGAGGTTATTCTCGACGTCGTCTATAACCATACCTGCGAGGGCAATCACCTCGGCCCCATGCTCTCCATGAAGGGCGTAGATAACACCACGTACTACCGCACCGTGCCGGGCGACCCACGCCACTACATGGATTACACCGGTACCGGAAACACGCTGAACGTCTACCACCCCCAGGTGCTGAAGCTGCTGATGGACTCCCTGCGCTACTGGGTCACGGACATGCACGTCGACGGCTTCCGCTTCGATCTTGCCGCCACCCTCGCCCGCGAACTGCACGACGTCAACAAGCTCTCGGCCTTCTTCGATACCATTCACCAGGATCCAATCCTCGCCGACGTGAAGCTCATCGCCGAACCCTGGGACGTAGGCGAAGGCGGCTACCAGGTCGGGCAGTTTCCCGTGCTCTGGGCGGAGTGGAACGGCAAGTATCGAGACACCGTTCGCCGCTTCTGGAAGGGCGACGAAGGACAGCTTTCGGACTTCGCCTACCGCCTCACCGGATCCTCCGACCTCTACCAGTACGACGGCCGCAAGCCCTACGCGAGCATCAACTTCATTACCGCGCACGATGGCTTCACCCTCTGTGATCTCGTCAGCTACAACGACAAGCACAACGAGGCGAACAAGGAGAACAACCAGGACGGCACCAACGACAACGCCAGCTGGAACATGGGTGCCGAAGGCCCCACCGACGACGAGACCATCAACCGCATGCGCGAACAGCAGACCCGCAACTTCCTGGCCACGCTCTTTCTCTCGCAGGGAGTACCCATGCTGACCGGCGGCGATGAGGTCGCGCGATCGCAGCGCGGCAACAACAACGCCTTCTGTCAGGACAACGAGCTTGCCTGGTACGACTGGATCCTCGACCCGCCGCGCAAGCGCCTCATGGAATACACCGCGCAACTCATCCAGTTGCGCAAGGCTCATCCCAATCTGCACCGGCGCAAGTTCTTCCAGGATCGCGAGGTCAAGGGCTCGGTCGTGCGCGATATCGCGTGGTACAACCCCGATGGCAATGAGATCCCAGGGGAAGCATGGAATCAGCCCTATGCCAGAACGCTGGGCCTGATGCTCAACGGCAAGACCATGAACACGCCCAACGACGACGGCACGCCGATGATGGACGACAGCTTCCTCATCCTCGTCAACGCCGCTCCGGAAGGTGTGGACTTTACCCTGCCTCCCCAGCCGAACGGCAATCCATGGCGCATCCTTCTGGATACGCAAAACGTCGACGATCCCTTCGCCCAGCCCCAACCCACGCAGAAGCTCATCATCGGCGGACGGTCCCTGGTTCTGTTGAGCGACAGCGCCCATCCGGCCCCTGAAAAGCCCGCCGCAAAAAAACGTGCCGCGAAAAAGTAA
- a CDS encoding metallophosphoesterase, with amino-acid sequence MTRIHLLLLLLLAPLALPAQQHRHAPRTVPALMLSDIHFEPFYDPVKAVQLFSAPVTRWGAILDSAPTPTREKDFATLNEVCHSRGADTSEALWRSSLRAMHLRATSATFVTVSGDLLAHEFQCKFKRTFPLATDQDYVLFTANTIRYLVRGLQANFPARPLYVAMGNNDSGCGDYREDRNSAFLSEVAKIVTASLPPDDREENLRDFSIGGFYNAPLPREIPHTRIVVLDNLFSSYKYTNCANKPGEYASNQQIAYLRNQIAEAREHHQVLWVMAHIPPGIDLYGTLKKGYVCGKTPAVNFLGNEKLGAVLAANDDVVRLAIFAHTHTDELRLINEDSQAADGAEQGKSGTPRGPGVAVKMISSITPVNGNLPSFTIARVDPTTANLIDYTVYASSNMTGINASWTKEYTFSETYHQPSFTPATLKLMTDAFHNDPNASSPESNAYLRNIYVGDRALLLKPLWPEYTCALTHNSAQSFADCVCKK; translated from the coding sequence GTGACCCGTATCCACCTTTTGCTGCTTTTGCTCCTTGCTCCGCTTGCGCTGCCTGCGCAACAGCATCGTCATGCCCCGCGCACAGTTCCCGCCTTGATGCTCTCGGACATCCACTTTGAGCCCTTCTACGATCCCGTGAAGGCCGTGCAGCTCTTCTCCGCGCCCGTCACCCGCTGGGGCGCCATCCTCGACTCCGCCCCAACGCCGACACGCGAAAAGGACTTCGCCACGCTGAATGAGGTCTGCCACAGCCGCGGTGCCGACACCTCCGAAGCGCTCTGGCGCTCCTCGCTCAGGGCGATGCACCTGCGAGCAACCTCGGCTACCTTCGTCACCGTCAGCGGCGACCTGCTCGCGCACGAGTTCCAGTGCAAGTTCAAGCGCACCTTCCCGCTCGCGACCGACCAGGACTACGTGCTCTTCACCGCGAACACCATCCGGTATCTCGTGCGCGGTCTGCAGGCCAACTTTCCCGCACGCCCCCTGTATGTCGCCATGGGCAACAACGACTCCGGCTGCGGCGACTACCGCGAAGACCGCAACTCGGCCTTCCTCTCCGAGGTCGCAAAGATCGTCACCGCTTCCCTGCCGCCCGACGACCGCGAGGAAAACCTCCGCGACTTCTCCATTGGCGGCTTCTACAACGCCCCTCTGCCCCGCGAGATTCCTCATACCCGCATCGTGGTGCTCGACAACCTGTTTTCTTCGTATAAGTACACCAACTGCGCCAACAAACCCGGCGAGTATGCCTCGAATCAGCAGATCGCCTACCTGCGCAACCAGATCGCCGAAGCCCGTGAGCATCACCAGGTACTCTGGGTCATGGCTCATATCCCGCCCGGCATCGACCTCTATGGCACCCTGAAAAAGGGTTACGTGTGCGGGAAAACCCCTGCGGTCAACTTTCTTGGGAATGAGAAGCTCGGAGCAGTGCTGGCCGCGAACGACGACGTCGTCCGCCTCGCCATCTTCGCCCATACGCATACCGACGAACTGAGGCTCATCAATGAGGATTCGCAGGCGGCTGACGGCGCGGAGCAAGGAAAATCGGGTACCCCAAGAGGCCCGGGCGTCGCGGTCAAGATGATCTCGTCCATCACGCCGGTGAACGGCAACCTCCCCTCGTTCACCATCGCGCGCGTCGATCCCACAACGGCCAACCTGATCGACTACACCGTCTACGCATCCTCCAACATGACCGGCATCAACGCGTCCTGGACGAAGGAATACACCTTCTCCGAGACCTATCATCAGCCCAGCTTCACCCCCGCAACGCTGAAGCTGATGACCGACGCCTTCCACAACGATCCCAACGCCAGCTCCCCCGAGAGCAACGCATACCTGCGCAATATCTACGTGGGCGATCGCGCTCTGTTATTGAAGCCTCTGTGGCCGGAGTACACCTGCGCCCTCACGCACAACTCAGCGCAGAGCTTCGCCGATTGCGTCTGTAAAAAATAA
- the rfbG gene encoding CDP-glucose 4,6-dehydratase has protein sequence MTDQPPFSWQGRKVFLTGHTGFKGGWLALWLASKGAVVRGYALDPSTTPSFFEVARVGDLVEDIRGDIRDAAALDRAMQEFAPEVVFHLAAQPLVRLSYADPIGTFETNVLGTAKVLDAVRRTPSVKAVVSVTTDKCYENKEWVWGYRETDPLGGYDPYSSSKACAEIVSAAFRQSYFPVEHLARHGVAVATARAGNVIGGGDWSLDRLIPDLIAGFLAGNPVPIRRPQAIRPWQHVLEPLHGYIRLAEQLLLEDRADAARYATAYNFGPLDEDARPVEWIVERMTAFWGHGASWVLDQDSSVHEAGYLKLDASRAKHDLAWTPKLRLETALQWLVQWYRTWQESPAGSKDMQAFTLTQIAHYEGLTRG, from the coding sequence ATGACGGACCAGCCCCCCTTTTCCTGGCAAGGCAGAAAAGTTTTCCTCACCGGCCACACCGGCTTCAAGGGCGGATGGCTCGCTCTCTGGCTCGCGTCGAAGGGTGCCGTCGTGCGTGGGTACGCACTGGATCCCTCCACGACACCCAGTTTCTTCGAAGTCGCCCGCGTCGGCGACCTCGTCGAGGACATCCGCGGCGACATCCGCGACGCCGCTGCGCTCGATAGGGCCATGCAGGAGTTTGCCCCCGAGGTCGTCTTCCACCTCGCCGCGCAGCCGCTCGTGCGTCTCTCCTACGCCGACCCCATCGGCACCTTCGAGACCAACGTCCTCGGCACCGCGAAGGTCCTCGATGCGGTGCGGCGGACACCCTCCGTCAAAGCCGTCGTCTCCGTGACGACCGACAAGTGCTACGAAAACAAAGAATGGGTCTGGGGATACCGCGAGACCGATCCGCTGGGCGGCTATGACCCCTACTCCAGCTCCAAGGCATGCGCCGAGATCGTCTCCGCGGCCTTTCGCCAGTCGTACTTCCCCGTGGAGCATCTTGCCAGGCATGGCGTCGCAGTCGCCACGGCCAGGGCCGGCAATGTGATCGGCGGCGGCGACTGGTCGCTCGACCGGCTCATTCCGGATCTGATCGCCGGCTTCCTGGCAGGCAATCCCGTTCCGATTCGGCGCCCCCAGGCCATTCGTCCCTGGCAGCATGTGCTGGAGCCCCTCCATGGCTACATCCGGCTGGCGGAGCAGCTGCTTCTGGAAGACCGTGCCGACGCCGCGCGGTACGCCACCGCCTACAACTTCGGGCCGCTGGATGAAGATGCGCGGCCGGTCGAGTGGATCGTCGAACGGATGACCGCCTTCTGGGGACATGGTGCCTCCTGGGTCCTCGACCAGGACTCGTCCGTCCACGAAGCAGGCTATTTGAAGCTGGACGCGAGCCGCGCCAAGCACGACCTCGCCTGGACCCCCAAACTTCGTCTCGAAACTGCCCTGCAGTGGCTCGTCCAGTGGTATCGCACCTGGCAGGAAAGTCCCGCGGGCAGCAAGGACATGCAGGCCTTTACCCTCACCCAGATCGCACACTACGAGGGGCTGACCAGAGGCTAG
- a CDS encoding TIGR03435 family protein has translation MRRFVFAGLMMVCGVARGQNAPSVFDVATVKLVDPGPRASRILKMDGTKHFVAQNFTVKLLIAAAYDLNAKEISGGPAWMESEHYNIEARTPGETRPGRPEQMAMLRGLLVDRFGLKFHREPKVMSMYLLTVAPGGPKLKTSASAPDAQPQTISTVYPQKIVMPARNASMGDFVAVMQRAILDRPVVDKTGLTGRYDFDLEWAPDETQFGGEIPAAKEDAPSPPLFVAVREQMGLKLEATKGPVDAFVVDGVARPSAD, from the coding sequence ATGCGACGTTTTGTATTCGCTGGTTTGATGATGGTGTGCGGGGTGGCACGCGGACAGAACGCCCCATCCGTCTTCGACGTGGCGACGGTGAAGCTCGTCGATCCGGGCCCTCGGGCCAGCCGCATCCTCAAGATGGACGGGACAAAGCACTTTGTGGCGCAGAACTTCACGGTGAAGCTCCTGATCGCGGCGGCCTACGATCTGAACGCCAAGGAGATTTCGGGCGGGCCGGCGTGGATGGAGTCGGAGCACTACAACATTGAAGCCAGGACGCCGGGCGAGACGAGGCCGGGACGGCCCGAGCAGATGGCGATGCTGCGTGGGTTGCTCGTGGATCGATTTGGCTTGAAGTTTCACCGCGAGCCGAAGGTGATGTCGATGTATCTGCTTACTGTCGCGCCCGGAGGACCCAAGCTGAAGACGAGTGCGTCAGCCCCGGATGCTCAGCCACAGACGATCAGTACGGTCTATCCGCAGAAGATCGTGATGCCGGCGCGGAATGCTTCGATGGGGGACTTTGTGGCGGTGATGCAGAGGGCGATTCTGGACAGGCCCGTGGTGGATAAGACCGGGCTCACGGGGCGGTACGACTTCGATCTGGAGTGGGCTCCGGATGAGACGCAGTTTGGCGGGGAGATTCCGGCGGCGAAGGAGGATGCGCCGAGTCCGCCGCTGTTTGTCGCGGTGCGGGAGCAGATGGGGTTGAAGCTCGAGGCTACCAAGGGACCGGTGGACGCGTTCGTGGTGGATGGGGTGGCGCGGCCTTCAGCAGACTGA
- the rfbF gene encoding glucose-1-phosphate cytidylyltransferase, producing MKAVILAGGLGTRISEETTLRPKPMVEIGGRPILWHILKLYSQHGINDFIICCGYKGYVIKEYFANYFLHTSDVTFDMKENKMEVHNSVAEPWRVTLVDTGDATGTGGRLRRVAQYLTPGEPFCMTYGDGVADVDISASIAFHKAHGKAVTLTSVQPVARFGALGLKDTQIYSFQEKPQDEGGWINGGFFVLEPRAIEAVTDDSQMFEREPIEKLVAGGEVHAFFHHGFWQAMDTLRDKTQLEELWQKGKAPWKTW from the coding sequence ATGAAAGCAGTCATCCTGGCCGGCGGTCTCGGCACGCGCATCAGTGAAGAAACCACCCTGCGTCCCAAGCCCATGGTCGAAATCGGCGGACGGCCGATCCTGTGGCACATCCTGAAGCTCTACTCACAGCATGGCATCAACGACTTCATCATCTGCTGCGGATACAAGGGCTATGTCATCAAGGAGTACTTCGCGAACTACTTCCTGCATACGTCCGACGTCACCTTCGATATGAAGGAGAACAAGATGGAAGTCCACAACTCCGTCGCCGAGCCCTGGCGCGTCACGCTGGTCGATACCGGCGACGCCACCGGAACTGGCGGCCGCCTTCGCCGCGTAGCCCAGTACCTGACGCCGGGAGAGCCCTTCTGCATGACCTACGGAGACGGCGTGGCGGATGTGGACATCAGCGCCTCCATCGCCTTCCACAAGGCACACGGCAAGGCCGTGACCCTGACCTCGGTGCAGCCCGTAGCCCGCTTCGGAGCCCTCGGCCTGAAAGACACCCAGATCTACAGCTTCCAGGAGAAGCCCCAGGATGAAGGCGGCTGGATCAACGGAGGCTTCTTCGTCCTCGAACCACGAGCCATCGAAGCCGTCACCGACGACAGCCAGATGTTCGAGCGCGAGCCGATCGAGAAGCTCGTTGCCGGGGGAGAAGTCCATGCCTTCTTCCACCACGGCTTCTGGCAGGCAATGGATACGCTGCGTGACAAGACCCAGCTCGAAGAGCTCTGGCAGAAGGGCAAAGCCCCCTGGAAGACCTGGTGA
- the rfbH gene encoding lipopolysaccharide biosynthesis protein RfbH codes for MTDKAVALRQQILELTAQYHAEAFPKKPFVPGQSGVQVSGKVIEADDICSVVDSALDAWFTTGRFAKDFERKLARFFGVRSASLVNSGSSANLVALSALTSPKLGDRQLKPGHEVITVAAGFPTTVNPIIQNRLVPVFVDVTLPTFEIDITKLEEARSEKTRAVMIAHTLGNAFNVGAVSEFCKTYNLWLVEDCCDALGTTWKGQKVGTFGDIATVSFYPAHHITMGEGGAVLTDKPALQVLIDSFRDWGRDCWCEPGVDNTCGKRFDWQLGTLPCGYDHKYTYSHVGYNLKATDMQAALGVSQIAKLPHFIERRKENFAYLKNALLPLEDVLVLPVAGEHVDASWFGFPIAVKEDAPFTRDQMTKAFDAAKVGTRLMFAGNLLRQPAYEGWEYRVVGDLKNTDYVMNQVFWLGVFPGLTTEMLDYIAKTAIDFVAAAKSGLKVV; via the coding sequence ATGACCGATAAAGCAGTTGCGCTCCGCCAGCAGATCCTCGAACTTACGGCCCAGTATCACGCAGAGGCCTTTCCGAAGAAACCGTTCGTCCCGGGACAGTCCGGCGTACAGGTTTCAGGCAAGGTTATTGAGGCCGACGACATTTGCTCGGTCGTGGACTCTGCCCTCGACGCCTGGTTCACGACAGGACGTTTCGCCAAGGACTTCGAGCGCAAGCTGGCCCGGTTCTTTGGGGTTCGTTCGGCCTCGCTAGTCAATTCCGGCTCCTCGGCCAACCTTGTTGCGCTCTCGGCGTTGACCTCGCCGAAGCTTGGCGACCGCCAGTTGAAGCCCGGGCACGAGGTCATCACTGTCGCCGCCGGTTTTCCGACGACGGTGAATCCGATCATTCAGAACCGTCTGGTGCCGGTCTTCGTCGACGTCACCCTGCCGACGTTCGAGATCGACATCACCAAGCTGGAAGAGGCGCGCAGCGAGAAGACGCGGGCCGTGATGATCGCCCACACCCTTGGCAATGCCTTCAACGTGGGCGCGGTCTCGGAGTTCTGCAAGACGTACAACCTTTGGCTGGTCGAAGACTGCTGCGACGCCCTTGGCACCACCTGGAAGGGGCAGAAGGTTGGTACGTTCGGCGATATTGCGACCGTCAGCTTTTATCCCGCGCACCACATTACCATGGGCGAGGGTGGCGCGGTTCTCACGGACAAGCCTGCGCTTCAGGTGCTGATCGACAGCTTCCGCGACTGGGGCCGCGACTGCTGGTGCGAGCCCGGCGTAGACAACACCTGCGGCAAGCGCTTCGACTGGCAACTCGGCACGCTGCCCTGCGGATACGACCACAAGTACACCTACTCGCACGTCGGCTATAACCTGAAGGCGACCGACATGCAGGCGGCTCTGGGCGTGTCGCAGATTGCGAAGCTGCCGCACTTCATCGAGCGGCGCAAGGAGAACTTCGCATATCTCAAGAACGCTCTGCTGCCGCTGGAAGACGTTCTCGTCCTGCCCGTTGCCGGGGAGCATGTGGATGCGAGCTGGTTCGGGTTTCCGATCGCCGTGAAGGAGGATGCTCCGTTTACGCGGGACCAGATGACGAAGGCCTTCGACGCGGCCAAGGTGGGCACTCGGCTGATGTTTGCCGGAAACCTGCTTCGGCAGCCCGCGTATGAGGGCTGGGAGTATCGCGTGGTCGGCGACCTGAAGAACACCGACTATGTGATGAACCAGGTCTTCTGGCTTGGGGTCTTCCCCGGTCTCACGACCGAGATGCTCGACTATATCGCCAAGACCGCGATCGATTTTGTGGCTGCTGCGAAGAGCGGGTTGAAGGTCGTCTAA
- a CDS encoding cobalamin-binding protein, with the protein MRICSLLPSATEILYALDLGDDVAGVTFECDYPAEARTKTILVGSVLHHGMTPEEIDREVSAHAARGESIYNVDVDRLGDLAPDLVITQELCDVCAVTPTHLAKALYHLPSRPEVVTLTPHTLDDVFADIETVGRAAHCEDRALHLVASLRARVEAIRHKVKRNAPRVACLEWLQPPFNAGHWVPEMVAIAGGVDGLGAPGAYSTRMEWEAVRNFSPDVVLVMPCGYYAQAAAGEYRAMTMPEWWDTLPAVKKGRVYAVNANAHFSRPGPRLVEGIEVMHALFQQDFSVPLPEGAWLQL; encoded by the coding sequence ATGCGCATCTGCTCGCTGCTTCCTTCGGCTACGGAGATCCTCTACGCGCTCGATCTGGGGGATGACGTAGCCGGCGTGACCTTCGAGTGCGACTACCCGGCGGAGGCGCGCACGAAGACGATCCTCGTCGGCAGCGTGCTGCATCACGGCATGACTCCGGAGGAGATTGATCGCGAGGTGTCGGCGCACGCAGCGCGTGGTGAGAGCATCTACAACGTGGATGTGGATCGCCTTGGCGACCTCGCTCCCGATCTCGTGATCACGCAGGAGCTCTGCGATGTCTGCGCAGTCACTCCCACTCATCTTGCGAAGGCGCTCTACCATCTTCCCTCGCGGCCTGAAGTCGTTACGCTGACGCCCCACACGCTTGACGATGTCTTCGCCGACATCGAGACGGTGGGGCGTGCCGCGCATTGTGAAGACAGGGCGCTGCATCTGGTGGCCTCGCTGCGGGCTCGTGTGGAAGCGATTCGCCACAAGGTCAAACGCAATGCTCCACGCGTAGCCTGTCTCGAGTGGCTTCAGCCTCCCTTCAACGCGGGGCATTGGGTTCCTGAGATGGTTGCGATCGCAGGCGGCGTCGATGGCCTGGGCGCGCCTGGGGCGTACAGCACTCGCATGGAGTGGGAGGCGGTACGCAACTTCTCGCCCGACGTGGTCCTTGTGATGCCCTGCGGATACTACGCTCAAGCTGCGGCAGGTGAGTATCGGGCGATGACGATGCCGGAGTGGTGGGACACTCTACCGGCTGTGAAGAAGGGGCGTGTCTACGCGGTGAATGCCAACGCGCACTTCTCTCGGCCCGGGCCAAGACTGGTTGAAGGCATCGAGGTGATGCATGCGCTCTTCCAGCAGGACTTTTCCGTCCCGCTGCCTGAGGGAGCGTGGCTGCAGCTATGA
- a CDS encoding NAD-dependent epimerase/dehydratase family protein produces MASQPLPLDDLAHILAHTQAIFPALQDQRVFLTGGTGFFGHWLLESLLHANRELSLNACATVLTRNAEAFRTRAPHIANDPAITLLEGDVRTFAYPTEHHRFVIHAATDSGGQQAQRPAYELAESILEGTRHTLKFALQTKATRLLFTSTGAVYGRNITGLTHISEEYPGAPDPLALVSSYDEAKRMSEHLCVAYSDQTHLQCSIARCFAFVGPHLPLDAHFAIGNFIRDAIAGTPIHIKGDGTPLRSYLYMADLAIWLWTMLFTAPANRAFNVGSEEQHSIGSLAHLTAHTLRPGLRVQIDGTPKAGAPVSTYVPGTQRAKQELGLTQHISTEQALLRTAAWHGFTPA; encoded by the coding sequence ATGGCCTCTCAACCTCTCCCCCTCGACGATCTCGCCCACATCCTCGCCCATACGCAGGCGATCTTTCCGGCGCTTCAGGACCAGCGCGTCTTCCTGACCGGAGGCACCGGCTTCTTCGGACACTGGTTGCTGGAGAGCCTGCTGCATGCCAATCGCGAGCTCTCTCTGAATGCGTGTGCGACGGTGCTGACCCGCAATGCCGAGGCCTTTCGCACCAGGGCACCGCACATTGCGAACGACCCCGCGATCACGCTCCTGGAGGGCGATGTGCGAACGTTTGCGTATCCCACCGAGCATCATCGCTTCGTCATCCACGCAGCGACGGACTCCGGTGGCCAACAGGCCCAGCGGCCCGCCTATGAATTGGCCGAATCGATTCTCGAAGGAACCAGGCACACCCTGAAGTTCGCGCTCCAGACGAAGGCGACGCGGCTTCTCTTTACCTCGACCGGAGCCGTTTACGGCCGCAACATCACGGGGCTGACGCATATCTCCGAGGAGTACCCCGGTGCGCCCGATCCGCTTGCTTTGGTCTCCTCCTACGACGAGGCCAAGCGCATGTCCGAGCATCTCTGTGTCGCGTACTCAGACCAAACGCACCTGCAGTGCTCCATCGCACGCTGCTTTGCGTTTGTGGGACCGCATCTGCCGCTCGATGCTCACTTCGCGATTGGGAACTTCATCCGAGACGCCATCGCCGGGACACCGATCCACATCAAGGGCGATGGCACGCCGCTGCGTTCGTATCTCTATATGGCCGACCTGGCCATCTGGCTTTGGACGATGCTCTTCACCGCTCCGGCGAACCGCGCCTTCAACGTCGGTTCCGAAGAGCAGCACTCGATCGGCTCGCTCGCTCACCTGACCGCGCACACGCTGCGTCCAGGCCTCAGGGTGCAGATCGACGGAACGCCGAAGGCTGGAGCGCCAGTCTCCACGTACGTGCCGGGCACGCAGCGGGCAAAGCAGGAGCTAGGGTTGACTCAGCACATCTCGACCGAACAGGCCCTGCTGCGCACAGCGGCGTGGCACGGCTTTACTCCCGCCTGA
- a CDS encoding peptidase inhibitor family I36 protein translates to MKHFFLTVFAFALFASTVPSQAQYPQGPPPPRPWGYDHGQPGTYRPEWDRYPDPERGACFYTDKNFSGHRFCVRAGDRLPSLPAGFGNRISSIRVFGRGGVTVFDQQGFRGARAQFGTIGDLGYTGRGDRRGWNDRISAIAVR, encoded by the coding sequence ATGAAGCACTTCTTCCTTACCGTTTTTGCGTTCGCTCTCTTCGCATCCACAGTCCCCTCGCAGGCTCAGTATCCGCAGGGACCACCGCCGCCACGTCCCTGGGGATACGACCACGGTCAGCCCGGAACGTACCGGCCGGAGTGGGATCGTTACCCGGACCCGGAGCGCGGGGCCTGCTTCTACACCGACAAAAACTTCTCGGGGCACCGCTTCTGCGTCCGCGCCGGAGATCGCCTTCCGTCTCTTCCGGCAGGATTCGGAAATCGCATCTCATCCATTCGCGTCTTCGGTCGCGGCGGTGTGACGGTCTTCGATCAGCAAGGCTTTCGCGGAGCACGCGCCCAGTTCGGCACGATCGGCGACCTTGGCTATACCGGCCGCGGCGATCGGCGTGGATGGAACGACCGCATCTCCGCCATCGCAGTCCGCTAA
- a CDS encoding peptidase inhibitor family I36 protein, which translates to MKRKALTFVALAAIALGPMTSFAASPQDGPKPRPWMYDREEPGVYTAEWDGRPDPDRGVCFYTDPAFTGHHFCITAGQKMNALPKGFGDKITSLRTFGGGEATVFSKKKFGGHRATFTGEVSDLGDTEHRRNWNDKISSISVH; encoded by the coding sequence ATGAAACGCAAAGCTCTTACCTTCGTCGCACTCGCCGCAATCGCCCTCGGTCCCATGACAAGTTTCGCGGCCTCGCCACAGGATGGCCCAAAGCCTCGTCCCTGGATGTACGACCGTGAGGAGCCGGGAGTTTACACCGCGGAGTGGGACGGCCGTCCCGACCCCGATCGCGGAGTCTGTTTCTACACTGACCCAGCCTTCACCGGACACCACTTCTGCATCACAGCCGGACAGAAGATGAACGCTCTCCCCAAGGGCTTCGGCGATAAGATCACCTCGCTGCGCACCTTCGGTGGCGGCGAAGCGACCGTCTTTTCGAAGAAGAAGTTTGGCGGGCATCGCGCCACCTTTACCGGTGAGGTCTCGGACCTCGGCGACACCGAACACCGCCGCAACTGGAACGACAAGATCTCCTCGATCTCCGTTCACTAA